A genomic segment from Cygnus atratus isolate AKBS03 ecotype Queensland, Australia chromosome 9, CAtr_DNAZoo_HiC_assembly, whole genome shotgun sequence encodes:
- the UGGT1 gene encoding UDP-glucose:glycoprotein glucosyltransferase 1 isoform X2, with amino-acid sequence MGILVAILGVWFSSSLVKGGSKAVTTSLTTKWSSTPLLLETSEFLSEEGQEKFWNFVEASQNIKTPEHDGTNYTSYHGMLKVACQSLSPLQQNLLKFSLSLRSYSATVQAFQQIATDEPPPKGCTLFFAVHGEKTCEFESLGKLLQTASERPKPFLFKGDHRYPASNPESPIVILYAEIGTEEFYRFHKLLVLKAEAGEITYILRHYIANPSKEKVYLSGYGVELAIKSTEYKAKDDTQVKGTDVNATVIDENDPIDEVQGFLFGKLRQLYPELMEELKELRKHLVESTNEMAPLKVWQLQDLSFQTAARILTAPPVDALMVMKDLSQNFPTKARAITKTVVSSELRAEIEENQKYFKGTLGLQPGDSALFINGLLIDLDTQDIFSLIDVLRNEARVMEGLHSLGIEGLSLHNVLKLNIQPSDSDYAVDIRSPAISWINNLEVDSRYNSWPYNVQELLRPTFPGVIRQIRKNFHNFVLIVDPTHETTAELLNVAEMFFSNHIPLRIGLVFVVNDSEDVDGLQDPGVALLRVYNYVAQEMDNNYAFQTIMSIYNKVKTGDQLKVEHVVSVLEKQYPYVEVNSILGIDSGYDQNRKAARAYYEQTGVGPLPVVLFNGMPFQKDQLDPDDLETVTMHKILETTSIFQRAVYLGELSNDQDVVEYIMNQPNVVPRINSRILMSDREYLDLTAMNNFYVDDFARFTTLDSKEKTAAVANSMTYLTKKDDSFVRPVTFWIVGDFDKPSGRQLLYDAIKHQKSSNNVRISMINNPSEDPNSKNTVVAKAIWAALQTQTSNNAKNFITKMAKEEIAKALEAGADILEFAVGGMDINIFKEAFESPKVDFILSHAVYCRDVLKLKKGQRAVISNGRIIGPLEDGEMFNQDDFHLLENIILKTSGQKIKSQIQQLGFEEDLASDLVMKVDALLSAQPKGEARIEYHFFEERYSAVKLRPKEGETYFDVVAIVDPVTRDAQRLAPLLLVLNQLINMNLRVFMNCQSKLSDMPLKSFYRYVLEPEISFTADNNFASGPIAKFLDMPQSPLFTLNLNTPESWMVESVRTPYDLDNIYLQEVDNIVAAEYELEYLLLEGHCYDITTGQPPRGLQFTLGTSTNPVMVDTIVMANLGYFQLKANPGAWTLRLRKGRSEDIYRIYSHDGTDSPPEANEVIVVLNNFKSKIIKVKVQKKLDMMNEDLLSDGTSENESGFWESLKWGFTGGQKNEDVKQDKDDVLNIFSVASGHLYERFLRIMMLSVLKHTKTPLKFWFLKNYLSPTFKEFIPYMAEKYNFQYELVQYKWPRWLHQQTEKQRIIWGYKILFLDVLFPLAVDKILFVDADQIVRTDLKELRDFNLDGAPYGYTPFCDSRREMDGYRFWKSGYWASHLAGRKYHISALYVVDLKKFRKIAAGDRLRGQYQGLSQDPNSLSNLDQDLPNNMIHQVPIKSLPQEWLWCETWCDDSSKKRAKTIDLCNNPMTKEPKLQAAMRIVPEWQDYDQEIKQLQSIFQKEKETGTPAKMPVQHRQDQAAHVEL; translated from the exons ATGGGAATACTTGTTGCAATTCTTGGTGTCTGGTTCAGCTCTTCACTTGTAAAAGGAGGTTCTAAGGCTGTGACAACATCTCTAACTACAAAGTGGTCTTCAACTCCTCTGTTACTTGAAACGAG TGAATTTTTATCAGAAGAAGGTCAAGAAAAATTCTGGAACTTTGTTGAAGCCAGTCAAAATATTAAGACACCTGAACATGACG GTACCAATTATACTTCTTACCACGGAATGCTGAAAGTAGCCTGCCAGAGTTTGTCACCTTTGCAGCAGAATTTGTTGAAATTTTCCTTGTCTTTACGCTCTTATTCTGCAACGGTTCAAGCTTTTCAACAG ataGCAACAGATGAACCTCCACCAAAGGGCTGTACCTTATTTTTTGCTGTGCATGGGGAGAAGACATGTGAGTTTGAATCTCTCGGAAAGCTTTTACAGACAGCTTCAGAAAG GCCAAAGCCATTTTTGTTCAAAGGGGACCACAGGTACCCAGCGTCAAATCCTGAAAGTCCCATCGTCATACTTTATGCCGAGATTGGCACAGAGGAGTTCTACAGATTCCATAAGCTGCTTGTTTTAAAGGCTGAGGCAGGAGAAATCACTTACATCCTCAGACACTATATTGCC aatcccagtaaagaaaaagtataCCTCTCTGGCTATGGTGTGGAACTGGCTATTAAAAGTACAGAATACAAGGCCAAGGATGATACACAGGTGAAAG GCACAGATGTGAATGCTACAGTAATAGATGAAAATGACCCCATCGATGAAGTGCAAGGATTTCTTTTTGGGAAATTGAG GCAGTTGTATCCTGAACTGATGGAAGAGCTGAAAGAACTTAGAAAACACCTTGTGGAGAGTACCAATGAAATGGCACCTTTGAAAGTATGGCAGTTACAAG ATTTAAGTTTTCAAACTGCTGCACGCATTTTGACTGCTCCCCCTGTGGATGCTTTGATGGTCATGAAAGATCTCAGTCAGAACTTTCCTACAAAGGCCAG agccATAACAAAAACAGTTGTTTCCTCCGAACTTAGAGCGGAAATTGAAGAGAACCAAAAG tatttcaaaggAACATTAGGATTACAACCGGGAGATTCTGCTCTGTTCATCAATGGACTACTTATTGATTTAGACACTCAAGACATATTTAG cttgATTGATGTACTACGCAATGAAGCCCGTGTTATGGAAGGCCTGCACAGCTTAGGAATTGAGGGTCTTTCCTTGCACAATGTTCTGAAGTTGAACATCCAGCCATCAGATTCAGATTATGCTGTGGACATCAGAAGCCCTGCTATTTCA tgGATCAACAATCTGGAAGTTGACAGTCGGTATAATTCCTGGCCTTACAATGTGCAAGAACTGCTGCGTCCCACATTTCCAGGGGTGATcagacaaatcagaaaaaacTTCCATAACTTT GTGCTGATAGTAGATCCTACTCACGAGACCACAGCAGAATTACTGAATGTGGCAGAGATGTTCTTCAGTAACCACATCCCACTGAG GATAGGACTAGTCTTTGTGGTTAATGACTCAGAGGATGTTGATGGACTTCAGGATCCTGGTGTTGCCCTTCTTAGGGTGTACAATTATGTGGCGCAAGAAATGGACAATAATTATGCTTTCCAGACAATCATGTCT ATATATAACAAAGTAAAAACAGGAGATCAACTGAAAGTGGAGCATGTGGTTAGTGTTCTTGAGAAACAGTATCCTTATGTGGAAGTGAACAGCATTCTGGGAATTGATTCTGGCTATGATCAAAACAGAAAG GCAGCAAGAGCTTACTACGAGCAGACGGGTGTAGGTCCTCTCCCTGTAGTGCTGTTCAATGGAATGCCTTTTCAAAAAGATCAGCTGGATCCTGATGACCTAGAAACCGTGACGATGCACAAAATCCTGGAAACCACAAGCATCTTCCAGCGAGCTGTATACCTG ggtGAATTATCTAATGATCAAGATGTGGTTGAGTATATCATGAACCAGCCTAACGTTGTTCCAAGAATTAACTCGAGGATCTTAATGTCTGACAGAGAATACCTAGATCTGACAGCAATGA aTAATTTTTATGTGGATGACTTTGCTAGATTTACCACTTTGGATTCCAAAGAGAAGACAGCTGCTGTAGCAAACAGCATGACCTACTTAACAAAGAAAG atgatTCTTTTGTTAGACCAGTTACTTTTTGGATTGTTGGTGATTTTGATAAACCTTCAGGGAGGCAATTGTTGTATGATGCCATTAAACACCAG AAATCCAGCAATAATGTTCGAATTAGCATGATTAATAATCCCAGTGAAGATCCAAACAGCAAGAACACAGTTGTTGCTAAGGCCATTTGGGCAGCTCTACAGACACAAACGTCAAATAATGCCAAGAACTTCATCACCAAAAtggcaaaagaagaaattgcaaaGGCGCTAGAGGCAGGAGCTGACATCTTAGAATTTGCCGTTGGG ggtATGGATatcaatattttcaaagaagccTTTGAGTCTCCTAAGGTGGATTTTATTCTGTCCCATGCTGTATACTGCAGAGATGTTCTAAAGCTGAAGAAGGGGCAGAGGGCTGTGATCAGCAATGGAAGG attattGGCCCATTAGAGGATGGTGAGATGTTCAATCAGGATGATTTCCATCTCCTTGAGAATATCATACTAAAGACATCAGGACAGAAAATCAAATCTCAAATTCAGCAGCTGGGATTTGAAGAAGACCT TGCTAGTGACTTGGTAATGAAAGTGGatgctcttctctctgctcaaCCAAAAGGAGAGGCAAGGATTGAATATCACTTTTTTGAAGAACGATACAG tGCAGTTAAACTGAGACCAAAAGAGGGGGAGACATACTTTGATGTTGTGGCTATTGTTGATCCAGTTACCAGAGATGCTCAAAGACTTGCTCCGTTACTTTTG GTTTTGAACCAATTGATAAATATGAACCTAAGAGTGTTTATGAACTGCCAGTCCAAACTTTCTGACATGCCTCTGAAAAG cttttatcGCTATGTTTTGGAGCCAGAAATTTCTTTCACAGCAGATAACAACTTTGCTTCTGGACCAATTGCAAAGTTTTTGGATATGCCTCAGTCTCCGCTGTTCACTTTGAACCTAAATACTCCTGAGAGCTGGATGGTGGAATCTGTCAGAACCCCATATGACCTTGATAATATTTACTTACAGGAG GTGGATAACATTGTTGCTGCAGAATATGAATTGGAGTATCTACTTTTGGAAGGACACTGCTATGATATTACTACTGGACAGCCACCTCGGGGACTCCAGTTTACACTGGGAACTTCAACCAATCCTGTCATGGTAGACACCATTGTTATGGCCAACTTG GGTTACTTCCAGTTAAAAGCCAATCCTGGCGCGTGGACTCTAAGACTGAGAAAGGGCAGATCTGAGGATATCTATAGAATCTACAG cCATGATGGCACAGACTCTCCACCTGAAGCTAATGAAGTTATTGTTGTTCTCAACAACTTCAAGAGCAAAATTATTAAAGTGAAG GTTCAGAAAAAACTAGACATGATGAATGAAGATCTACTAAGTGATGGTACCAGTGAAAATGAATCTGGATTTTGGGAATCTCTCAAATG GGGATTCACAGGAGGACAAAAGAATGAAGATGTGAAACAGGATAAAGATGatgtattaaatatattctCTGTGGCTTCAGGACACCTTTATGAAAGATTTCTACG cATAATGATGTTGTCTGTGCTGAAACATACCAAGACTCCTTTAAAGTTTTGGTTTCTGAAGAACTACTTATCGCCTACATTCAAG GAGTTCATCCCATACATGGCAGAGAAGTATAATTTCCAGTATGAGCTTGTCCAGTATAAATGGCCACGCTGGCTTCATCAGCAAACAGAGAAACAGCGTATCATCTGGGGTTACAAGATCCTCTTTCTAGATGTGCTCTTCCCATTAGCTGTTGATAAAATCTTATTTGTGGATGCTGATCAG ATTGTGCGCACAGATCTCAAGGAATTAAGAGATTTCAATCTAGATGGTGCTCCTTATGGATATACTCCGTTCTGCGACAGTCGAAGAGAAATGGATGGCTACAGGTTCTGGAAATCAGGATACTGGGCAAGTCATTTAGCTGGAAGAAAATACCATATCAG
- the UGGT1 gene encoding UDP-glucose:glycoprotein glucosyltransferase 1 isoform X1: MGILVAILGVWFSSSLVKGGSKAVTTSLTTKWSSTPLLLETSEFLSEEGQEKFWNFVEASQNIKTPEHDGTNYTSYHGMLKVACQSLSPLQQNLLKFSLSLRSYSATVQAFQQIATDEPPPKGCTLFFAVHGEKTCEFESLGKLLQTASERPKPFLFKGDHRYPASNPESPIVILYAEIGTEEFYRFHKLLVLKAEAGEITYILRHYIANPSKEKVYLSGYGVELAIKSTEYKAKDDTQVKGTDVNATVIDENDPIDEVQGFLFGKLRQLYPELMEELKELRKHLVESTNEMAPLKVWQLQDLSFQTAARILTAPPVDALMVMKDLSQNFPTKARAITKTVVSSELRAEIEENQKYFKGTLGLQPGDSALFINGLLIDLDTQDIFSLIDVLRNEARVMEGLHSLGIEGLSLHNVLKLNIQPSDSDYAVDIRSPAISWINNLEVDSRYNSWPYNVQELLRPTFPGVIRQIRKNFHNFVLIVDPTHETTAELLNVAEMFFSNHIPLRIGLVFVVNDSEDVDGLQDPGVALLRVYNYVAQEMDNNYAFQTIMSIYNKVKTGDQLKVEHVVSVLEKQYPYVEVNSILGIDSGYDQNRKAARAYYEQTGVGPLPVVLFNGMPFQKDQLDPDDLETVTMHKILETTSIFQRAVYLGELSNDQDVVEYIMNQPNVVPRINSRILMSDREYLDLTAMNNFYVDDFARFTTLDSKEKTAAVANSMTYLTKKGMSSKEIYDDSFVRPVTFWIVGDFDKPSGRQLLYDAIKHQKSSNNVRISMINNPSEDPNSKNTVVAKAIWAALQTQTSNNAKNFITKMAKEEIAKALEAGADILEFAVGGMDINIFKEAFESPKVDFILSHAVYCRDVLKLKKGQRAVISNGRIIGPLEDGEMFNQDDFHLLENIILKTSGQKIKSQIQQLGFEEDLASDLVMKVDALLSAQPKGEARIEYHFFEERYSAVKLRPKEGETYFDVVAIVDPVTRDAQRLAPLLLVLNQLINMNLRVFMNCQSKLSDMPLKSFYRYVLEPEISFTADNNFASGPIAKFLDMPQSPLFTLNLNTPESWMVESVRTPYDLDNIYLQEVDNIVAAEYELEYLLLEGHCYDITTGQPPRGLQFTLGTSTNPVMVDTIVMANLGYFQLKANPGAWTLRLRKGRSEDIYRIYSHDGTDSPPEANEVIVVLNNFKSKIIKVKVQKKLDMMNEDLLSDGTSENESGFWESLKWGFTGGQKNEDVKQDKDDVLNIFSVASGHLYERFLRIMMLSVLKHTKTPLKFWFLKNYLSPTFKEFIPYMAEKYNFQYELVQYKWPRWLHQQTEKQRIIWGYKILFLDVLFPLAVDKILFVDADQIVRTDLKELRDFNLDGAPYGYTPFCDSRREMDGYRFWKSGYWASHLAGRKYHISALYVVDLKKFRKIAAGDRLRGQYQGLSQDPNSLSNLDQDLPNNMIHQVPIKSLPQEWLWCETWCDDSSKKRAKTIDLCNNPMTKEPKLQAAMRIVPEWQDYDQEIKQLQSIFQKEKETGTPAKMPVQHRQDQAAHVEL, translated from the exons ATGGGAATACTTGTTGCAATTCTTGGTGTCTGGTTCAGCTCTTCACTTGTAAAAGGAGGTTCTAAGGCTGTGACAACATCTCTAACTACAAAGTGGTCTTCAACTCCTCTGTTACTTGAAACGAG TGAATTTTTATCAGAAGAAGGTCAAGAAAAATTCTGGAACTTTGTTGAAGCCAGTCAAAATATTAAGACACCTGAACATGACG GTACCAATTATACTTCTTACCACGGAATGCTGAAAGTAGCCTGCCAGAGTTTGTCACCTTTGCAGCAGAATTTGTTGAAATTTTCCTTGTCTTTACGCTCTTATTCTGCAACGGTTCAAGCTTTTCAACAG ataGCAACAGATGAACCTCCACCAAAGGGCTGTACCTTATTTTTTGCTGTGCATGGGGAGAAGACATGTGAGTTTGAATCTCTCGGAAAGCTTTTACAGACAGCTTCAGAAAG GCCAAAGCCATTTTTGTTCAAAGGGGACCACAGGTACCCAGCGTCAAATCCTGAAAGTCCCATCGTCATACTTTATGCCGAGATTGGCACAGAGGAGTTCTACAGATTCCATAAGCTGCTTGTTTTAAAGGCTGAGGCAGGAGAAATCACTTACATCCTCAGACACTATATTGCC aatcccagtaaagaaaaagtataCCTCTCTGGCTATGGTGTGGAACTGGCTATTAAAAGTACAGAATACAAGGCCAAGGATGATACACAGGTGAAAG GCACAGATGTGAATGCTACAGTAATAGATGAAAATGACCCCATCGATGAAGTGCAAGGATTTCTTTTTGGGAAATTGAG GCAGTTGTATCCTGAACTGATGGAAGAGCTGAAAGAACTTAGAAAACACCTTGTGGAGAGTACCAATGAAATGGCACCTTTGAAAGTATGGCAGTTACAAG ATTTAAGTTTTCAAACTGCTGCACGCATTTTGACTGCTCCCCCTGTGGATGCTTTGATGGTCATGAAAGATCTCAGTCAGAACTTTCCTACAAAGGCCAG agccATAACAAAAACAGTTGTTTCCTCCGAACTTAGAGCGGAAATTGAAGAGAACCAAAAG tatttcaaaggAACATTAGGATTACAACCGGGAGATTCTGCTCTGTTCATCAATGGACTACTTATTGATTTAGACACTCAAGACATATTTAG cttgATTGATGTACTACGCAATGAAGCCCGTGTTATGGAAGGCCTGCACAGCTTAGGAATTGAGGGTCTTTCCTTGCACAATGTTCTGAAGTTGAACATCCAGCCATCAGATTCAGATTATGCTGTGGACATCAGAAGCCCTGCTATTTCA tgGATCAACAATCTGGAAGTTGACAGTCGGTATAATTCCTGGCCTTACAATGTGCAAGAACTGCTGCGTCCCACATTTCCAGGGGTGATcagacaaatcagaaaaaacTTCCATAACTTT GTGCTGATAGTAGATCCTACTCACGAGACCACAGCAGAATTACTGAATGTGGCAGAGATGTTCTTCAGTAACCACATCCCACTGAG GATAGGACTAGTCTTTGTGGTTAATGACTCAGAGGATGTTGATGGACTTCAGGATCCTGGTGTTGCCCTTCTTAGGGTGTACAATTATGTGGCGCAAGAAATGGACAATAATTATGCTTTCCAGACAATCATGTCT ATATATAACAAAGTAAAAACAGGAGATCAACTGAAAGTGGAGCATGTGGTTAGTGTTCTTGAGAAACAGTATCCTTATGTGGAAGTGAACAGCATTCTGGGAATTGATTCTGGCTATGATCAAAACAGAAAG GCAGCAAGAGCTTACTACGAGCAGACGGGTGTAGGTCCTCTCCCTGTAGTGCTGTTCAATGGAATGCCTTTTCAAAAAGATCAGCTGGATCCTGATGACCTAGAAACCGTGACGATGCACAAAATCCTGGAAACCACAAGCATCTTCCAGCGAGCTGTATACCTG ggtGAATTATCTAATGATCAAGATGTGGTTGAGTATATCATGAACCAGCCTAACGTTGTTCCAAGAATTAACTCGAGGATCTTAATGTCTGACAGAGAATACCTAGATCTGACAGCAATGA aTAATTTTTATGTGGATGACTTTGCTAGATTTACCACTTTGGATTCCAAAGAGAAGACAGCTGCTGTAGCAAACAGCATGACCTACTTAACAAAGAAAG GAATGTCTTCCAAGGAGATCTATG atgatTCTTTTGTTAGACCAGTTACTTTTTGGATTGTTGGTGATTTTGATAAACCTTCAGGGAGGCAATTGTTGTATGATGCCATTAAACACCAG AAATCCAGCAATAATGTTCGAATTAGCATGATTAATAATCCCAGTGAAGATCCAAACAGCAAGAACACAGTTGTTGCTAAGGCCATTTGGGCAGCTCTACAGACACAAACGTCAAATAATGCCAAGAACTTCATCACCAAAAtggcaaaagaagaaattgcaaaGGCGCTAGAGGCAGGAGCTGACATCTTAGAATTTGCCGTTGGG ggtATGGATatcaatattttcaaagaagccTTTGAGTCTCCTAAGGTGGATTTTATTCTGTCCCATGCTGTATACTGCAGAGATGTTCTAAAGCTGAAGAAGGGGCAGAGGGCTGTGATCAGCAATGGAAGG attattGGCCCATTAGAGGATGGTGAGATGTTCAATCAGGATGATTTCCATCTCCTTGAGAATATCATACTAAAGACATCAGGACAGAAAATCAAATCTCAAATTCAGCAGCTGGGATTTGAAGAAGACCT TGCTAGTGACTTGGTAATGAAAGTGGatgctcttctctctgctcaaCCAAAAGGAGAGGCAAGGATTGAATATCACTTTTTTGAAGAACGATACAG tGCAGTTAAACTGAGACCAAAAGAGGGGGAGACATACTTTGATGTTGTGGCTATTGTTGATCCAGTTACCAGAGATGCTCAAAGACTTGCTCCGTTACTTTTG GTTTTGAACCAATTGATAAATATGAACCTAAGAGTGTTTATGAACTGCCAGTCCAAACTTTCTGACATGCCTCTGAAAAG cttttatcGCTATGTTTTGGAGCCAGAAATTTCTTTCACAGCAGATAACAACTTTGCTTCTGGACCAATTGCAAAGTTTTTGGATATGCCTCAGTCTCCGCTGTTCACTTTGAACCTAAATACTCCTGAGAGCTGGATGGTGGAATCTGTCAGAACCCCATATGACCTTGATAATATTTACTTACAGGAG GTGGATAACATTGTTGCTGCAGAATATGAATTGGAGTATCTACTTTTGGAAGGACACTGCTATGATATTACTACTGGACAGCCACCTCGGGGACTCCAGTTTACACTGGGAACTTCAACCAATCCTGTCATGGTAGACACCATTGTTATGGCCAACTTG GGTTACTTCCAGTTAAAAGCCAATCCTGGCGCGTGGACTCTAAGACTGAGAAAGGGCAGATCTGAGGATATCTATAGAATCTACAG cCATGATGGCACAGACTCTCCACCTGAAGCTAATGAAGTTATTGTTGTTCTCAACAACTTCAAGAGCAAAATTATTAAAGTGAAG GTTCAGAAAAAACTAGACATGATGAATGAAGATCTACTAAGTGATGGTACCAGTGAAAATGAATCTGGATTTTGGGAATCTCTCAAATG GGGATTCACAGGAGGACAAAAGAATGAAGATGTGAAACAGGATAAAGATGatgtattaaatatattctCTGTGGCTTCAGGACACCTTTATGAAAGATTTCTACG cATAATGATGTTGTCTGTGCTGAAACATACCAAGACTCCTTTAAAGTTTTGGTTTCTGAAGAACTACTTATCGCCTACATTCAAG GAGTTCATCCCATACATGGCAGAGAAGTATAATTTCCAGTATGAGCTTGTCCAGTATAAATGGCCACGCTGGCTTCATCAGCAAACAGAGAAACAGCGTATCATCTGGGGTTACAAGATCCTCTTTCTAGATGTGCTCTTCCCATTAGCTGTTGATAAAATCTTATTTGTGGATGCTGATCAG ATTGTGCGCACAGATCTCAAGGAATTAAGAGATTTCAATCTAGATGGTGCTCCTTATGGATATACTCCGTTCTGCGACAGTCGAAGAGAAATGGATGGCTACAGGTTCTGGAAATCAGGATACTGGGCAAGTCATTTAGCTGGAAGAAAATACCATATCAG